A single window of Silurus meridionalis isolate SWU-2019-XX chromosome 11, ASM1480568v1, whole genome shotgun sequence DNA harbors:
- the LOC124393322 gene encoding protocadherin gamma-C5-like: METLRIKMRRKWWIAGLFYAFAVWNITEAQIRYTIPEEQIEGTVVGNIAKDLDLKLSDVFERNVRIALESGKQYFGVDQAKGELVVKEKFDRENLCGQKATCILTLEAIAENPLQLYRFEIEIQDINDNSPVFQNKESTLNIAESTAPGTRLRLESAHDPDVGSNSLRTYALSKNDYFALDVKIAKDGSRVPELVLETSLDREKQSIVSLTLTALDGGKPSRSGTTKISVRVLDSNDNAPVFEKAQYDEQITENTAPGAVVFTVRATDQDEGANKEINYSFGPHTPDIISNLFSVDRVSGDVKVKTNIDYETDRSFDFDIVARDKGSPPMEGVCSVHLDVLDMNDNAPEIILISSPSPVREDAPAGTVVALISAKDLDNGDNAKVTLTLLPGTPFSLKSSLSNHYTLITDQKLDRESHSAYNVEIVAADSGSPQLTSKQEIPVSVVDVNDNTPVFTQSSYVVHVKENSAAGSILCSVSASDLDQGENAKISYSLLDSRVLDSPLSSYIYINSDNGSIFSMHSFDHEKMKVFQILVQAKDHGSPTLSSNTTVHVFIVDQNDNAPSVIYPSALMGSVSHQRMPRSAKAGHLVTKVTAVDADSGHNAWISYRLAEATDASLFTVTVHTGEVRTKRSVSEQDDSSQRLIIEIKDNGDPGQSTTVTVDILIEDSFQEPISDFRHKNTKPENKSSKITLYLIIALASVSLLCLLTFFVLLVKCARSSRGSSSCCIRQSDCEYKNPNRNLQIQLNTDGPIKYVEVLGGDMMSQSQSFGSYLSPMSEFSDFTLVKPSSTTDFTNTLSVLDASLPDSTWTFESQQVRV, from the coding sequence ATGGAGACCTTGAGGATAAAAATGCGGAGAAAATGGTGGATTGCCGGTCTGTTCTATGCGTTTGCTGTGTGGAATATAACCGAGGCGCAAATTCGCTACACAATACCAGAGGAGCAAATCGAGGGCACTGTTGTTGGAAACATCGCAAAAGATCTGGATTTAAAATTGTCTGACGTATTTGAGCGGAATGTACGGATTGCTCTCGAGTCTGGTAAGCAGTATTTTGGTGTGGATCAAGCAAAAGGTGAGCTGGTTGTAAAGGAGAAATTTGACAGGGAGAATTTATGCGGTCAAAAAGCCACTTGTATTCTTACTCTGGAAGCTATTGCAGAAAATCCTTTACAGTTGTATCGCTTTGAAATAGAAATTCAGGACATTAATGACAATTCTCCAgtttttcaaaataaagaaagcacGTTAAATATTGCGGAGTCAACCGCGCCTGGTACAAGATTGCGTTTGGAATCAGCTCATGATCCTGATGTGGGATCAAACTCACTGCGCACTTACGCACTGAGCAAAAACGATTATTTTGCACTAGATGTGAAAATCGCTAAAGATGGATCTCGTGTGCCAGAGCTCGTATTAGAAACATCTTTGGACAGAGAAAAACAGTCAATAGTCAGCCTCACACTCACTGCTTTAGATGGCGGAAAACCTTCAAGATCCGGTACAACAAAAATATCCGTTCGCGTCCTTGACTCAAATGATAACGCTCCCGTTTTTGAAAAAGCTCAATATGACGAGCAAATCACAGAAAACACGGCCCCAGGAGCAGTAGTGTTTACTGTCAGAGCTACAGACCAGGATGAAGGcgcaaataaagaaataaactattCGTTTGGTCCTCACACTCCAGACATTATCAGCAATTTGTTTTCTGTTGATCGAGTTAGTGGTGATGTTAAAGTGAAAACTAATATAGACTACGAGACCGACAGGTCCTTTGATTTTGATATCGTAGCCAGAGACAAAGGCAGTCCCCCAATGgaaggtgtgtgtagtgtccATTTAGATGTATTAGATATGAACGATAACGCAccagaaattattttaatatcttCACCCAGTCCTGTCCGGGAAGATGCTCCTGCTGGCACAGTGGTAGCTTTAATAAGTGCCAAAGATTTAGACAACGGTGATAATGCTAAGGTTACATTGACGTTATTACCCGGAACGCCATTTTCCTTAAAATCATCTTTATCAAATCATTACACATTAATTACAGATCAGAAATTGGACAGAGAATCGCACTCTGCATATAATGTTGAGATTGTTGCTGCGGATTCAGGATCACCACAACTCACATCTAAGCAAGAAATACCCGTCAGTGTTGTAGATGTAAACGATAACACACCTGTTTTTACACAATCGTCATACGTTGTCCACGTGAAAGAAAACAGCGCTGCTGGATCAATATTGTGTTCTGTGTCGGCTTCCGATCTAGATCAGGGcgaaaatgcaaaaatatcttATTCACTTCTAGATTCCAGAGTACTGGACTCGCCATTGTCATCTTATATCTACATAAATTCAGATAACGGTAGTATTTTTAGCATGCACTCGTTTGATCATGAGAAGATGAAAGTGTTTCAGATACTGGTCCAAGCGAAAGATCATGGCTCTCCGACTCTGAGCAGTAATACTACGGTTCATGTTTTCATTGTGGACCAGAACGACAACGCCCCTTCTGTGATTTACCCCTCTGCACTCATGGGCTCCGTCTCTCATCAGAGGATGCCCCGCTCCGCTAAAGCAGGACACCTCGTTACTAAAGTCACAGCAGTGGACGCTGACTCGGGCCATAACGCCTGGATTTCCTATCGGCTAGCGGAGGCCACGGACGCGTCTCTCTTCACTGTGACTGTACATACAGGAGAGGTGAGGACTAAGCGCTCTGTTTCAGAGCAGGATGACTCCTCTCAGAGACTGATTATAGAGATAAAGGACAACGGAGACCCTGGACAGTCCACCACAGTCACAGTGGATATACTTATAGAGGACAGCTTTCAGGAACCAATCTCAGACTttagacacaaaaacacaaaacctgAGAATAAAAGCAGCAAAATCACATTATATCTCATCATCGCTCTCGCCTCCGTTTCGTTGTTGTGTTTGCTGacattttttgtcttgttggtCAAATGTGCTCGAAGCAGTAGAGGCAGCTCGAGTTGCTGTATCAGACAGAGCGATTGTGAATATAAAAACCCAAATAGGAACCTTCAGATCCAGCTCAACACTGATGGACCCATTAAATATGTGGAGGTGCTGGGAGGAGACATGATGTCTCAGAGTCAGTCGTTCGGCTCCTATCTGTCTCCAATGTCCGAATTCAGTGATTTCACCCTCGTTAAACCCAGCAGTACCACAGACTTTACAAACACTTTGAGTGTGCTCGATGCCTCATTACCAGACAGCACGTGGACGTTTGAGAGTCAGCAGGTGAGAGTGTGa